The genomic window actttctctctgcttcagtATCAGATAATTATTCAAACTACTGCTAAGGAGAGATGTTTTAGTACGGTCGACTTAACAGTCCTGATAGTTTGTATCAAAAAACCCTACCTGAAGCGATAAATCATCCGTTGAGCTCAGGAGAAGTTGCACATCAGacattaaatgtatttcagtgGTTGGTTTAGGTGTAGTACTATCGACAGCGGATAGATGTTCACATTAATCGATCTCTAAAATCATCAAGAAAAGAACTGCCGCCCAACGTGGGGCTCGAACCCACGACCCTGAGATTAAGAGTCTCatgctctaccgactgagctaGCCGGGCGATACGTAAAGACGTCATTCGTTTATGTTCTCATATTTATTTCTATGACTGTGGTCATTACGTGAGCGTATAAGGACTGGTGAGGGGTCACTGAATAGTTCGTGAAACATGCTTTATATACTATTACCTTTGCAgtgtttcctttaatttgtcacgTACAGTGTAGACTGACCTAGATTAAGATGATTGtgtaattaaatgtttattttacatattaacGAAACATAAGGAGTGAGTTGAGGCGTTCACAACACAAAGTCGTTTCAACCAGTGGTTCCTCAAACCTGGGCGCTGAAAGGTTCACGGTGTGGTGGACATACACAGATTATAGATAACAAATATCATCCTGAAGTAACACCTTGAAGACATCACTGTCATTTACTGACTCTACAGTCTACTGCAGTATTTTGGTATTTATTTGTGGATTTTAGGTTAGGATTAGTTTTGAAAGCACAGGGAAAGGTCTGACAAGATGCCCTTTCATTTCCAGGTCAAATTGGACAGGCTGACACAGCGCTCAGGACAAATACAGTGGCATAATTCATCTTAACTGCTCACATCACTGCAACAAAATGAACTCTTAACTGTGGAGTTCAACTGGGAACTGTGTTACTGATTCCCCACAATATTTCTATCCACACCCGAGAACTAGTCAGAGGAAGACCAGTCAACTTTTAGCCCAAAACCAACACATTCAAAGCTCCAAAACAACATGTCCTGCTTTGGTAAATGGGCAGTGGTAATGTTTAGTGAAAAGCACTGGTTTGGTCCTTAAACTGAAAGCTAACAGGGATACAGAGTTTCAGAGACACTTAACATCAGGACAGAGGGAATATATTGCTGCTGTATCACTGTTAAAAACTGAAGGAAAGGCcaggtgtttgtctgtgtgtgtggatgaaatACTACTGACATTAACAGTCCTGTTGGCTGTGCAAGATCATCCCAGTCCTAACCCCCCTCTGGCCTGTTGTCCGCAGCCTGTGGCGGACTGCTGGTGTGTCCTCAGGTTACAGATCCAGGCGAACCTCTTCCCACACTGGCTCACAGCTGAAGGGTTTCTCTCCGGTGTGAACTCTCTGATGCTTCTTCAGGTTCCCAGCCTCGGAGAAGTGTTTCCCGCAGGTGTCGCAGCGGAAAGGTTTCTCCCCTGTGTGGACTCGCTCGTGGGCCTCCAGATTGGACAGACCGGAGAAGGCCTTGCCGCAGGCTCGGCACACGTAGCTTTTCCTGCGCCGATCGCCGGGCGCAGAGATGGCAGCCTGACTTTTGTTGAGGTGAGACGAAAGGCTGGCTCGATGCTGGGCAGCGATGGCGGCCTGAACGCTGGCCAACACTGCTGTGGAGCCCCTGGCAGGTAAAGCTGGCTGCGGAGCCAGGGTGGAGCTCATGGTCCTGCAGGTTGAGCTGATACCAGACACACTTGTTTTATCAGCACTGTTAGTGGAGGATGGTGCGCTCTGCTTCTCAgagttcctgctgctgctctgaggctgcagcagctgagactGAGCGCTTCTCATCATGGCTGGTGTTCTGCTCCATGGACGCTGGACCTGCATGCTCAGAGGTATGGACACAGACGTCCCTGCTGACAGAGCTAGGAGCAGAAAAAACATGGAGTCATCACACCATCCTCTCTGAATGaactcatcctcatcctctctgatctgatccagcatctgatCCACAGAGACCCCACCCTGTAACCCACAGGACCAAAGAATCCACTACCTGTCCTGTGGTGTCCTGgtccagacaccacaggacagagagagatccGATTTCTTAGATTTCTGCTCTGCTAAACTTCCAGGTCCACCTTAAATCTTCACATGTAGAGTTTCAACACAGTTAATATGTTCTTATAGTCTGTGTTGTCTGCTCACTCCAAAACTAACAGTGATTTTGCTCTGACCTGTTTGAAAGCTCGTCCACTACAGAACTGAGCAGcagtttaacactgaaacactcagGAGACTTTTCTAAAGATCTAATTTGGGTGTAAAACTGACAGCTTTGTGCAATCAGGAGccaaaacagagacaaatacattttcaagttCAGCCACCCCAGTGATGGATGTGTTCTGAGGAAGCACTCGTCTAATCAAAGGCCATCAGAAATACCAATACCTTGCCAAGGACAAATATTGACCCTACTGTTCAATGGCAGGAGGTTAACACTGAGAACAACTTTTAGCTGAGGTCTTTTCCTAAATAGACATATTTCAGACACGAGTGATGGCCCCTAAAGCTGGAGAGGTCACCAATAATATGGTACTGGAAGTGGACACTTTGTCCATTTCACATTCACTTTCATTCCAAATTAAAGTTCAGTGATCGGCTGCTAGAGCAGTTAGAGGCGTCAAATTCAGTACACGTTCCATGCGTGGCCCTGAATGCACCACAAAAATGTGGAAGCTCTGGTTGCTCTAGAAAGAAGTTATTCACAAGAATTAAAAGGGTCAATTTTCATACAGCTACAGATGAGGCAcctgattttttaaatctttctgTTACAGCACTCACCAGTGTCTGACAAGCCTGTAAACAGTAACAAAGACGATGTGTTACCTTGTGACACCGATGGCTGGATGTGAACTGCAGAGGACAAACTCTGCCCTCCACTCATCCTCACTGCTGAGGAAACTGATGGTTCAGGATCGACGATGATAACTCCATCCTGGTCACACTCTGAGGGGCCGCCAGGGGCTGATACAGAGTCATTATCTGGGGCCCACCGGGTGAAGAAGGTCTCCAGCTCAAACAGAGAGTATTCAGAGGTGAGAGTGCTGCTGTGACTGGAtctctgtggtggtggttgCTGCTGTGCGTTGGGATTGGCTGGTGTGTTGGTGTCCGGTACCCTGAGCTGGACTGCCACTATACTGCTGGAGTCTTCTGATATCATGGGGGTCGACTGAGGGGCTGCAGTCTGGGGAGGAGCGGGGGCAAAAGCAGGAGGTTAAGACAGTGCTCAGTGAACGACTGAAgacaatgtgacattttgggaaatacacttccTCACTTTCTTGTGTTTTGGATAATTAAATAGTGATTAGATTAACACTCTCATCGCTGTGTGCTCAGTTCAGACTTGGAGTAGTGTAACTACTTGCTGACGTCAGGAAATAGCTGCACTTCTCCATGAATTTATATGAAatgggagagagacacagatgaaCAGAGACCAGACGAGACACAGTCCATCATCTGTCACTGTACGTTTTAACAGCATGTGGCGTTCATATGCAACTGAGCTCTTTACTCTTTACTCTAAAAGAGCACTTTAGATTTTTGTACCAATTAAACATGATAATTAAACTAGCcttttcctcctgcttccagtttttatgctaagctaagctaagctaaccatgtTTGTACTGAACCCACAGATATGAGATTTACATTGATCTGAACATCTCACTCTGACAGAGAGCGAAACAGTTCCTGtaatgtgttctgctgtgtttcaggtgGAAAACTGCAGCTGATGACAGGACccaactgtaaaaacacaacacccCACAACACTGTCTGTAGTTTCATGCTGAGGTTGGCAGCACAGCAATACAGCAATACATCCCTCAACTCTATCTGCAGTCATACAGACTTGTTATGAATTAGAATGATTTACTGTACGAGATAAAGATTAGACGGAACCTGACCTACAATGATAATATTGTGTCacaattttgtattttgtatgtatgatttataataaaaacacaaattcatgttaatgtttttgtaaaaatttTAATGATTTCCATTGCAAACTATGGACATTGAGCAGGATTTTACAAAATTGTGACACAATAGAAAAAGCTActgttacatttacagtatatgtttaTGCTACAGTGGCTTGTATTTACAGTCACACttttaaatgacacatttaAAGAAGAGAATTATTGTTGTagataaaacaaaagagaaatactgtatatatatatatatatatatatatatatactgtaatatatatatatatatatatatatatatatatacacacacacacatcagagggGCTGTATTATTAAGAGTAAACTGCATTTCCACTGGAAGAACAggattaaaatattaaaaacactgcagaaagaCCTTCATCTACTTTCCCATGTTTTATATCTGATCATATACAACAACAGGTCATGTCATActcaccactctgctgctctggctTTCTCTTTCCAATATAAATACTCTTTTATTTACTAATTATCTCCATACTGCCAATGAAACCCACCTTTTCCTGCAAAGacgtttcacattaaaagcctacAGGTGGTGCATACTGCTGgtaggcttttaatgtgaaacgtGTCCAAGAAATACTGATTTTCTTTGACTGACccgaaaaaaaaagaaaaaaaaaacagccaagtGATATCACTCATACTCACCACAACACAAACTCTGTCCACAGGTCTACTTTGccatttttttgttcagtattaAGCTTCTGTCAGTGAAACTTCCACTTCCTGCACATATTTCTCACATTTAAAGTGTCTCTGAATCCCTCCTGTTCTTGGTATCTTTCAATATGAAATGTGCAGGAAGCTTGACAGTGTTTAAAAGAGTGTTTAGAGGAAACCAGAGGGTGGTGAGCATGACACGACTGTTGAATTAGCGCTGTGGAAACGGACATTACACTGAATTTACCATGTGGGCTTTCAAACTGTAAAGTTTCGATTGCCTGGGATGAGAAGATTAATTTCCTGTAGCATGTTTTGGCTCTGATATACTGAGCTACATGTGGTCATTATCTTACTGATGTCTGTAAATTTCATGAGTATTCAGGCATGCTTTGTTCTGCATCTCAGATGTCCCCTCCTGCATGTCTACGTCTGTGGGTGGTGTCTCTTCTGGTGTTTTTTCAGGTTGCTGGGGTCAGAGAACCTCTCAGGGCAGAGCGAGCACTGGTACGGTCTCTCCCCGGTGTGGATGTTCCTGTGGATCTTCAGGTTCCAGAACTGGGAGAACTTTTTGCCGCAGATGCTGCAGCCATACGGCCTCTCTCCAGTGTGAGTCCTCAGATGAGATTCTAAATTTGCTGGTGAGCTGAACCCTTTCCCACAGAATCTACATATGCATACCCTCTTCCTGGGAGTTTTTTGCTGTGTATCAGCGCTGCCATAAGTGTCCTGACCCTTACTTGGACCTGGGTCCAGGAACGGTTGGGACCCCTGAACAGACAGCTGACCCCCCTGTGTGTGACCTGAAACCTGAACGGGGCTAGACTCCTCGGACAGGTCGATAACGGGATGCTGCCGCTCAAAGGTCACAGAGGTGTGGAAGCCTCTGGAGTTTTCAGCAGCCAATCCCCTCCCAGAGCTGACAGGCTCTGCTCCAATGAGTATGCTGGGCAGGTAAGTTAGGGGGGCACAGTGTGGGGAAGGCCCCGGGAGGCTGCTATCATGACAATA from Lates calcarifer isolate ASB-BC8 linkage group LG5, TLL_Latcal_v3, whole genome shotgun sequence includes these protein-coding regions:
- the si:ch211-89o9.6 gene encoding fez family zinc finger protein erm; its protein translation is MSSRLAFQTQLASIMEVLANAAVAEICKLVDDDYAVVSLQMSQCQRENKALKRKLHLLELKMARGNAERRLRESAVNSRPRVQITTGDRHRESSPSTRGVFERQIDVPLWSGRAAAGDTANQPNHSEDIQSKSPGVELVEPDAVLVKEEKVEANMSRVEETEEDVPLIGDDGVLECVSGGAAGQRPNLGQQDIQSQSQSQSQTQPQTQNQISRTRCPGSSSSRGVEKEEEPDVVLVKVEEMEPITGTQNHTGLSIQEGLVESSTDDYRGVLPFDETTQASTSQLSDLQESGGGFSETAAPQSTPMISEDSSSIVAVQLRVPDTNTPANPNAQQQPPPQRSSHSSTLTSEYSLFELETFFTRWAPDNDSVSAPGGPSECDQDGVIIVDPEPSVSSAVRMSGGQSLSSAVHIQPSVSQALSAGTSVSIPLSMQVQRPWSRTPAMMRSAQSQLLQPQSSSRNSEKQSAPSSTNSADKTSVSGISSTCRTMSSTLAPQPALPARGSTAVLASVQAAIAAQHRASLSSHLNKSQAAISAPGDRRRKSYVCRACGKAFSGLSNLEAHERVHTGEKPFRCDTCGKHFSEAGNLKKHQRVHTGEKPFSCEPVWEEVRLDL